GGGCCGAAGTGATGTGCAATTGGGCCGTAATGGGGCCAAAGGCCCAATTGACGGGCTCGGTATTAATTAATGGGCTTTTGGCGGGGGTGGGCCCAATTCTTGGAAAATACCagaagggggagggggtgggggaggTGACGTCTCGTTCCCGCTCCATGGCTAGCGGATTTGGACGACTTACCAGAATCAAGAACCGGAAGTTTATCTCATCTTTCGTCTTCATCCTCCTCAATTTCCAATCAAGTTCGGTTTTTATTTATACCCTTCTCTGTTGTCATGGCAAACTCGCTGGCTTCTTTTGCATGGACGCTCCCAAGGAGGAACATGAccgcggcagcggcggcgattCCGCTGCCCGTCCGCACCAGGTTTTCATTCTACATGCTACCTCTAGCTTCTGATCACTCGTTGGGTTGGTCTTTCTTGGTGATTAGTCGGTCCGGACGTGACCCTTCTCAGGTTTCGCTGCCTTTCTTGAATAGCCTTTTGCTGTCTGCAGGAATTATCCACCGTCTTTGGTTACTCCGGAAATCTTTATCCTCTCGATACCATAGAGTCTTGCGTACAAGCCGGCGATCCTGGCCAGCCATTGGGTTCGGTCCCGGCAGAACAGGCTATGCAAGAGCATTCTTCCGGTCGACAGAATGCGGTTCAGAGATTTGATGTCCCTCCTGACGGGTTCCAAGATCGGCAGCTGGGAGGATTTCTCGACCAGGTATCTGCAGTTTCTTGTAGTATTGTTTCGCGATGGCTGGGAAATAGAACTGACAGGATTGATGTCGTTGACTGATTATTTCGTATATAATTCTTGATCAGTATTGAAATCCAgattttagaattaaaaaaagattacCTCTGATAATTATGACTCAGTTTTATGTGCTCAGATAATCTATATTATCAATGCAGGAAGCGTATCCTCAGTGCCATGATACTCGCCAGCATCTCCACTTCGATGATGTAATGTCCTGCCACTGTTCCACTCCTAGGAGCCACGTTTCCTGCGCAGGCCACAATCATGCCGGTTTTAGTTCGGGAATGCCTCCTGCTAGCATGCAGAACTGGGGCCATTCGCTTTTGAGCAATGGCGGACCGGAAGAATCCAGTAGCTGGCAACAATTCAGCGGTCAGTCTAGTGGTTACGATTTAAAGATTAAATGCCCAACCTGTCTCTATGACTCGCCGCACGTCTTGTTTTCTTCATAGCCCTGACATATCAATTTCCATGGATTCAGATGCAAGCGAGATGTCATCCCAGTGCCTGATTGATAAGGAGAAGCTGATTCAGATGCCGGAGGACTTGGACAGTAGCTTTGTTTCCAGCAATCCAACCTGGGAATTCTCCGATCCTGTTGCCGGTGGTCaaaatggagagggagagactaCCACTGCAAAAAATTGGAGCAGCGAAACCGCTTCCAAAGTACAAGATCAAAAGAAGGCTCCAGAACCAAGCTCGGGCACTCCTGGAAGGAGGGGGAGGCGAGTACACATGACATATTTGTTTGTGCACTATATCAACACACTTACTAGTGGATGAACTAGttttatttttggctttgtttaggaagaaagcagaaaatgcCACAGAGAATGGAAGCACGAAAAGATGCAGTTGCAGGAGATCCAAATGCTTGCAACTGTAAGCAGTAGTGTGGTTCACAGGGTTCTCATACTTGTTGTTCTGTCCAGTTTTCACGCATTGAAAGTTTTGATTTGGGAGTGCCAAGTGATGCTAGTTTCTGTGTTATGCAGTTCCTGTATATCGGGGCAGCCTGTCTACTTAGATATAGATAGCTAATCCACTGTTTTTTGTTTATGTCCTTGATCGGAACAGCAAGCAGGTTGCAATAGATTACTGTGCTTGACTGAAagttctccttttgtttttcctggTCAAAGATAGAAGAGGCAttgtattgtttgaaataatgCTGAAACTTTTGTGTCGGCAGATATTGCGAATGCTTTGCAGCGGAACTTTTCTGTATCGACAGTTGTACATGTAGACTCTGCCACAACAACCTTGACACGGAAGACTCAGTTTACACGGCAAAGGACCGGATTAAATCTCATAATCCTCTTGCATTTGGTCCGAAGGTAGTTCGGCATCCCAAGGATTTGCCTCCAGATAAAGCAGTAACCATCCTTCCATCCGAGAAGTCTTATCCCATTCTTAGTTAATGAGTATGAAGAGAAATCTGAATTTGAGTGGCAATGCAACAGGAAAGTGGTGGTCGTGTTGGTGGTAGGAGTGAGGACACCCCATCATTCGTGAGGCACAAACACGGATGTAATTGCAAGAAGTCTCAGTGCCTGAAAAATTACTGCGAATGCTATCAGGTTTGCAGCTAATACAAACTATCAAAACAAAGATTTGATAGCTAATTCGTACAATGTAACACTTGGATTTAGCTGTTTTAGATGATTTGGTGTCATAGTCAGAACAAACTGTTACACTAGTCAGTATACCAGTTTAAGCAATGTCACTTATTTTAAGTGGATTCATAACATCAGAATGGTGAGACGAACTCTTAAGACTATTGATTTCTGAACCAGCGCATCCTACGGATTTTCCAATTGTTGTATAACAATCTTACTGGAACGCTATATTTTTCCTGCTGCAAGGGCAAAGCTGGATGTTTCCATGAATGCAACTGCCAAGATTGCTCTAACCCTTTTGGCCCGAAATCAGGTGAGCGGCACACTTGTGGCTATTATTCTGATAGATCTTCATATAGATTGTTAACATTCTCGCCATGAACACAAACCAGAAGCACTATTTCACTCCTCCTGATGCGAATCAAGAATCCTTTGATCAAGCACATTCTGA
Above is a window of Eucalyptus grandis isolate ANBG69807.140 chromosome 9, ASM1654582v1, whole genome shotgun sequence DNA encoding:
- the LOC104420071 gene encoding uncharacterized protein LOC104420071 isoform X3, whose product is MDAPKEEHDRGSGGDSAARPHQELSTVFGYSGNLYPLDTIESCVQAGDPGQPLGSVPAEQAMQEHSSGRQNAVQRFDVPPDGFQDRQLGGFLDQEAYPQCHDTRQHLHFDDVMSCHCSTPRSHVSCAGHNHAGFSSGMPPASMQNWGHSLLSNGGPEESSSWQQFSDASEMSSQCLIDKEKLIQMPEDLDSSFVSSNPTWEFSDPVAGGQNGEGETTTAKNWSSETASKVQDQKKAPEPSSGTPGRRGRKKAENATENGSTKRCSCRRSKCLQLYCECFAAELFCIDSCTCRLCHNNLDTEDSVYTAKDRIKSHNPLAFGPKESGGRVGGRSEDTPSFVRHKHGCNCKKSQCLKNYCECYQGKAGCFHECNCQDCSNPFGPKSAAEQGIDRKEMSPTGTPDGMQGMPNSIRTGIGGGSASTLEGTVNMLNNAPSPSPSASSNYADTSGCSSATRAKRYNSMSTSSLSNPANASSPYQRQASTPQFRSPGRSRSISPSSRLARKPDSWTPPSQDGEPGGGSSQA
- the LOC104420071 gene encoding uncharacterized protein LOC104420071 isoform X1; the encoded protein is MDAPKEEHDRGSGGDSAARPHQELSTVFGYSGNLYPLDTIESCVQAGDPGQPLGSVPAEQAMQEHSSGRQNAVQRFDVPPDGFQDRQLGGFLDQEAYPQCHDTRQHLHFDDVMSCHCSTPRSHVSCAGHNHAGFSSGMPPASMQNWGHSLLSNGGPEESSSWQQFSDASEMSSQCLIDKEKLIQMPEDLDSSFVSSNPTWEFSDPVAGGQNGEGETTTAKNWSSETASKVQDQKKAPEPSSGTPGRRGRKKAENATENGSTKRCSCRRSKCLQLYCECFAAELFCIDSCTCRLCHNNLDTEDSVYTAKDRIKSHNPLAFGPKVVRHPKDLPPDKAESGGRVGGRSEDTPSFVRHKHGCNCKKSQCLKNYCECYQGKAGCFHECNCQDCSNPFGPKSAAEQGIDRKEMSPTGTPDGMQGMPNSIRTGIGGGSASTLEGTVNMLNNAPSPSPSASSNYADTSGCSSATRAKRYNSMSTSSLSNPANASSPYQRQASTPQFRSPGRSRSISPSSRLARKPDSWTPPSQDGEPGGGSSQA
- the LOC104420071 gene encoding uncharacterized protein LOC104420071 isoform X2, whose amino-acid sequence is MDAPKEEHDRGSGGDSAARPHQELSTVFGYSGNLYPLDTIESCVQAGDPGQPLGSVPAEQAMQEHSSGRQNAVQRFDVPPDGFQDRQLGGFLDQEAYPQCHDTRQHLHFDDVMSCHCSTPRSHVSCAGHNHAGFSSGMPPASMQNWGHSLLSNGGPEESSSWQQFSDASEMSSQCLIDKEKLIQMPEDLDSSFVSSNPTWEFSDPVAGGQNGEGETTTAKNWSSETASKVQDQKKAPEPSSGTPGRRGRKKAENATENGSTKRCSCRRSKCLQLYCECFAAELFCIDSCTCRLCHNNLDTEDSVYTAKDRIKSHNPLAFGPKVVRHPKDLPPDKAESGGRVGGRSEDTPSFVRHKHGCNCKKSQCLKNYCECYQGKAGCFHECNCQDCSNPFGPKSAEQGIDRKEMSPTGTPDGMQGMPNSIRTGIGGGSASTLEGTVNMLNNAPSPSPSASSNYADTSGCSSATRAKRYNSMSTSSLSNPANASSPYQRQASTPQFRSPGRSRSISPSSRLARKPDSWTPPSQDGEPGGGSSQA